The following DNA comes from Bacteroidota bacterium.
TTATAATTTTCCATTGGGCATCGGTAAGGCTTGTTTCATACATGGTACATAGGGTTTTGGTCAACACTAAGTAATTCAGTAGGAGATTTCCTTTTAGATGCCCTTTATACTTTTTATCAAATGAATTTTAAACAGTTTCTTAGACTAAAAATTTATGTTGCAATTAAACTATATCCGCGAAAATAAGGATGATGTCATTGATCGTTTAGCCATAAAAAATTTTGATGGCAGGAAATTCATTGATGAAGTTGTGAACCTTGACGAAGTTCGCCGGTCAACGCAGAAGGAACTCGATAGTATTTTAAATGAAGCAAATGTGTTGGCAAAACAGGTCGGCGAGTTGTTTAAAACAGGTAAAAAAGCTGAAGCCGAAGATCTGAAGAATAAAAGTGCGGCATTAAAGGAAACGTCAAAAAAGCTGGAAGAGTCATTGCGGATCGTTGAGGAAGCGCAGAAAAGTCTGCTGGTGCAGGTTCCTAATTTACCCAGTGCAAAAGTTCCGAAAGGAAAAACTCCTGCAGATAATGAAGTCGTTTTTACACACGGGGAGCTGCCAAAACTGGCGGACGGAACCAAGCCGCATTGGGAATTAACTACCCAATACGATATCATAGATTTTGAATTGGGTGTAAAGCTAACAGGGGCGGGCTTCCCTGTGTATAAAGGAAAGGGAGCTAAGTTGCAGCGTGCCTTGATAAACTTTTTTCTGGATAATGCCACAGCGGCTGGTTATAATGAGATACAGCCTCCAACATTAGTAAATGAAGCATCGGGTTTCGGAACAGGACAATTGCCCGATAAAGAAGGACAAATGTATCATGTAGGAATTGATAATCTTTATTTGATTCCTACTGCCGAAGTTCCGATTACAAATATTTATCGGGATGTTATTGTGAAAACCGAGCAACTGCCGATAAAAAATTGCGGATACACGAATTGTTTTCGGAGGGAAGCCGGTAGTTATGGAAAGGATGTAAGGGGGCTAAATCGTTTGCACCAATTTGATAAAGTGGAGATCGTTCAGATAGCCCACCCGGAAAGATCATATGAAGTGCTTGAAGAAATGCGTGAGTATGTAGCTGGTCTGTTGAAAAAACTTGAATTACCGTTCCGTACACTGAAACTATGCGGAGGCGATATGAGTTTTGCATCCGCACTTACTTATGATTTT
Coding sequences within:
- the serS gene encoding serine--tRNA ligase, whose amino-acid sequence is MLQLNYIRENKDDVIDRLAIKNFDGRKFIDEVVNLDEVRRSTQKELDSILNEANVLAKQVGELFKTGKKAEAEDLKNKSAALKETSKKLEESLRIVEEAQKSLLVQVPNLPSAKVPKGKTPADNEVVFTHGELPKLADGTKPHWELTTQYDIIDFELGVKLTGAGFPVYKGKGAKLQRALINFFLDNATAAGYNEIQPPTLVNEASGFGTGQLPDKEGQMYHVGIDNLYLIPTAEVPITNIYRDVIVKTEQLPIKNCGYTNCFRREAGSYGKDVRGLNRLHQFDKVEIVQIAHPERSYEVLEEMREYVAGLLKKLELPFRTLKLCGGDMSFASALTYDFEVFSAAQEKWLEVSSVSNFEAFQSNRLKLRYKGTDGKTQLAHTLNGSALALPRIVAALLENNQTNKGIRIPAVLVPYTGFDLIN